In the genome of Telluria beijingensis, one region contains:
- a CDS encoding glutathione peroxidase: MNAYDFNATALDGQPVDLDRYRGKALLIVNTASACGFTPQYQGLEELQRQYAERGLVVLGFPCNQFGHQEPGSEAEIGAFCEKNYGVTFPMFAKIDVNGDDAHPLFRFLKGEAPGVLGTEGIKWNFTKFLVDRHGAVVKRYAPATKPEDLKGDIEKLLAA, encoded by the coding sequence ATGAACGCCTACGATTTCAACGCCACCGCCCTCGACGGCCAGCCGGTCGACCTGGACCGCTATCGCGGCAAGGCGCTCCTGATCGTCAATACCGCCAGCGCCTGCGGCTTCACCCCGCAATACCAGGGCCTCGAGGAACTGCAGCGCCAGTACGCCGAGCGCGGCCTGGTGGTGCTGGGCTTCCCCTGCAACCAGTTCGGCCACCAGGAACCGGGAAGCGAGGCCGAGATCGGCGCCTTCTGCGAAAAGAACTACGGCGTCACCTTCCCGATGTTCGCCAAGATCGACGTCAATGGCGACGACGCCCATCCGCTGTTCCGCTTCCTGAAGGGCGAGGCGCCGGGCGTGCTGGGGACCGAGGGAATCAAGTGGAACTTCACCAAATTCCTGGTCGACCGCCACGGCGCCGTGGTCAAGCGCTACGCGCCGGCCACCAAGCCCGAAGACCTGAAGGGGGATATCGAGAAGCTGCTGGCGGCGTGA
- a CDS encoding DUF2145 domain-containing protein, producing the protein MLRRAVAAAALALGLGAVASGEARAGLPTFCEREQDITALEQDRVLRFAGVVRQELERSGGKVALISRAGTDLSRFGLLYSHAGVALRDDADGAWAVRQLYYACDDARPHLFDQGISGFALGADAPSSGHVSLLFLPDDDSASLERAARDKALALALLAGKYSANAYAYGTEYQNCNQWVAELLAGAWGGVAATTGQVRTRAQEWLRAQGYVPGPVRVPGHLLMFAGQFVPLVHVNDHPVDDIHALALQVSVPASIEAFVRQRAPQTRRVEICHDEGRIVVRRGWEPLGTGCEPGPDDEVTLLAP; encoded by the coding sequence ATGCTGCGCCGCGCCGTCGCCGCGGCCGCCCTGGCGCTCGGCCTCGGCGCCGTCGCCAGCGGCGAAGCCCGGGCCGGCCTGCCGACGTTCTGCGAGCGCGAACAGGACATCACCGCCCTCGAGCAGGACCGCGTGCTGCGCTTCGCCGGCGTGGTGCGGCAGGAGCTCGAACGCTCCGGCGGCAAGGTCGCGCTGATCTCTCGCGCCGGCACCGACCTGAGCCGCTTCGGCCTGCTGTATTCGCATGCCGGCGTCGCGCTGCGCGACGATGCCGATGGCGCCTGGGCCGTGCGCCAGCTGTACTACGCCTGCGACGACGCACGCCCGCACCTGTTCGACCAGGGCATCTCGGGCTTCGCCCTCGGCGCCGACGCGCCGTCCAGCGGCCATGTGTCGCTGCTGTTCCTGCCCGACGACGATAGCGCGTCGCTTGAGCGCGCCGCGCGCGACAAGGCGCTGGCGCTGGCCCTCCTGGCCGGGAAGTACAGCGCCAATGCCTACGCCTACGGCACTGAATACCAGAACTGCAACCAGTGGGTGGCCGAGCTGCTGGCGGGCGCCTGGGGTGGGGTGGCTGCGACGACCGGACAGGTACGCACGCGGGCGCAGGAGTGGCTGCGCGCGCAGGGCTATGTCCCCGGTCCGGTCAGGGTGCCGGGACACTTGCTGATGTTCGCCGGCCAGTTCGTGCCGCTGGTGCACGTGAACGACCATCCGGTCGACGACATCCACGCGCTCGCGCTGCAGGTGAGCGTGCCGGCCTCGATCGAGGCCTTCGTGCGCCAGCGCGCGCCGCAGACGCGGCGCGTGGAGATCTGTCACGATGAAGGACGGATCGTCGTGCGGCGCGGCTGGGAGCCGCTCGGCACCGGCTGCGAGCCGGGACCGGACGACGAGGTCACGCTGCTGGCCCCGTGA